The following proteins are encoded in a genomic region of Glycine max cultivar Williams 82 chromosome 18, Glycine_max_v4.0, whole genome shotgun sequence:
- the LOC100803418 gene encoding spermidine hydroxycinnamoyl transferase, whose translation MVTIVGSYNVTPNQPTPKDPSWLSDSDQIGVLGHVAIVYIYEANPNSNTIERLRNSLSKLLVYYYPFAGRFSLTKSGRIEVDCNAKGVTLIEAKTSHTLDDYGDFSPSKLTEELVPDIDYTPPIEEIPLLLLQFTRFHCGKGLAIGVVISHPMTDATGLTQFMNRWAKLARGEELNPNEIPFLDRTLLKFPHQPSSQRVDQPELKPVLQLEQKKNARWSGALLKLKSSQVERLKKKANDEPSREGARPYSRFESIAAHIWRCASKARAESGENSNSNHPTIVRFSVNFRNRLLTPPIPENYLGNALARTMTPKCYEGDIISKPLGYAAQKIREAVNAVTGEYVKSQLSVGLGQEQVDHIRAFFMGQGHGTKPAYARDHNILLTSWMNMPVYEADFGWGKPMQFTLAHVFQQVDRVGIFPSPDGDGVVVYLNFETAQLQLLKKLFYADMYVSSL comes from the coding sequence ATGGTAACCATTGTGGGTTCTTACAATGTCACTCCTAATCAACCAACTCCAAAGGATCCTTCATGGCTATCCGATAGTGACCAAATCGGTGTCCTAGGTCATGTAGCCATTGTCTACATATACGAAGCAAATCCCAACAGCAACACCATTGAGAGATTGAGGAACTCTCTTAGCAAGCTTTTGGTGTACTACTATCCATTCGCTGGCAGATTCAGCTTGACAAAAAGTGGTCGCATAGAAGTGGATTGTAACGCAAAGGGAGTGACATTGATTGAAGCTAAAACCTCACACACACTTGATGATTATGGAGACTTTTCACCTTCAAAGTTGACCGAGGAACTTGTTCCAGATATTGATTATACTCCACCCATAGAGGAGATTCCCCTATTACTACTTCAATTCACAAGGTTCCATTGTGGTAAAGGCCTTGCCATTGGAGTTGTTATCTCTCACCCTATGACTGATGCAACCGGCCTCACTCAGTTCATGAATAGATGGGCAAAGCTGGCTCGAGGagaagaactaaaccctaatgAAATTCCTTTTCTCGATCGAACACTACTCAAATTTCCACACCAGCCATCATCACAACGCGTTGATCAACCAGAGTTGAAGCCTGTACTACAATTAGAGCAAAAGAAGAATGCAAGATGGAGCGGTGCATTGTTAAAACTCAAGTCAAGCCAAGTGGAGAGGCTAAAGAAGAAGGCTAATGATGAACCTTCAAGAGAAGGGGCAAGACCTTATAGCAGATTTGAATCTATTGCTGCTCATATATGGAGATGTGCATCTAAGGCTCGTGCTGAATCTGGTGAGAATTCCAATTCAAACCACCCAACTATAGTTCGGTTTAGTGTTAATTTTCGCAATAGGTTACTGACTCCACCAATCCCTGAGAATTATCTTGGGAATGCTTTGGCAAGAACAATGACACCTAAATGTTATGAGGGAGATATCATATCAAAGCCATTAGGTTATGCTGCTCAAAAGATAAGGGAAGCAGTTAACGCGGTTACGGGTGAGTATGTAAAGTCACAATTAAGTGTTGGTTTAGGGCAAGAGCAAGTGGATCACATTAGGGCTTTTTTCATGGGACAAGGACACGGTACAAAACCGGCGTATGCTAGGGATCATAACATTCTCCTCACAAGCTGGATGAACATGCCAGTGTATGAAGCTGATTTTGGTTGGGGAAAGCCTATGCAATTCACTTTAGCACATGTGTTTCAACAAGTTGATAGGGTAGGGATTTTTCCAAGCCCAGATGGAGACGGTGTTGTTGTCTACCTTAATTTCGAGACAGCACAATTGCAACTTTTGAAGAAGTTGTTCTACGCGGATATGTATGTATCCTCATTATAG